In Rosa rugosa chromosome 4, drRosRugo1.1, whole genome shotgun sequence, the genomic stretch TAAGCACAAACTGGTTAAAGTCGCATTCAGTGAAACTTAATGAAAGAAGGTTAGGGCAATCAATCTCGATCTCTGTAGTGTTCCAGCTGAATGCAGCTAGATTAGGAACAAATCCAAAAGCAAGCTTCTTAATCTTGGTGCTACGTATACACAAATCCTTCACCCCCAGACAGTTTCGGAGCTCAAAGTGCTCGAGATTTGGACACCCCGAAAACAATTTCCGCACCTCCTCGTCATCTAGATTAACCCGATCGAGAAACATGGATCTCAGCGAGCCAAGCCTTGATAACATTGATTAAAGAAACTGTCGAATGCAAGGGGGGAcaatgagcctaaacccctgattacaaaaAGTagctagagaacatcctgaaatactatcattaGTCTCTACTAAAAACTCGTACTCAACAacacaccaactagcaaagagcgctctactggcgactctatttgctttaactgcTCGAAAGCAGCGGTGACAcgacggaaagataacttgatctgcaacCCGATTACAgcaaagcataattaccaaacgcacagctttcccatcatgatGCCACTGGAAAACGAATccagtgacacttagtttcCTCCTGCTACTAGGAGAcggcgaccatttgaccaagcaaggaactcgccaccCAGAGGCGGAGCCAGAATTTAGTATAGGTGGGGCActtaaatttttatttccatTAAACTTATATTATTAAATAAAATAGTTTCATCATTCTATTTTAGTTCATCAACACTCTTAACCACTTTTATGGAAATAAGAACTCCCCGCAATTATACAAATACATGCATACAATAGAACTCTAGTTAGCTAACACGCAAAATATTTTACTTagcaagaaaaaagaagaaacaataaaGATAACTAGTTCTTTAGGTAGGTGCATAGGACAAAATTCactaacaaataacaattaataGTTTAGTGGCTGTGATATATAGCAGAACCACATATATAGTTAGAAACCAAAATTTGACTGGGGCACAGGACCCAGTAGGTCCTCACATAGCTCCGCCATTGTCGCCACCTACCTAGAGCAAACAAGTTGATATTCTTATTAGAGTTAGGTTTTGATTTACTGAAATGAAATTCGATATGCAATAATTGTGCGTGTGATTCATAAAAAAGGTGAGAATTTAACTCTTATTGATTAGTCGATTGATCTGATAAATCTTTACTTGCAATAATTATCTTTTATTTCATACTCATATTTTATTCGCTCATGCAACAATATGACACGTAAACTTCTGTTTTTTAATATCAAGTAGAACAAATTCCATTTTTAATATCAAGTAGAACAAATTCCATTTTTAATATCGTAATCCTCCTAGCTTTTGTTCTGATTCTCTTTTCCAATTTTGCAACCAAGAACTTAGAAGTCAAGTCATATGGATTTTGCAATCCATGAAATCAAATGGATTTACGTTAAGCATAGTCGTTTAGCTTAAGAACCATATTCTAAATTATAAGGCCTCGTTTAGTTCGCGGGTTTGAGAGGTTGGAAAAAGAAActctttcctttcttttgttTGGTAAGCACAAGGATAGGAACAAGTTTCCCGGATGAAGGGAAAAAATGGGGGAAAGTAAGTCCTCTCATACCCCGAAGGGATTCATTTTCTCTCACTCTTTCCTTgcattaattaattacttatttttcattattttattgTATTAATTACGTATTTCCTACCAACTTTCTAGACAACTTCCTAAGTATTTCCAAACAGCGAAGAAGAAAATTCATGGGAAAGGCAAAGGAAAAAGATTTCTTTCTGCAAACCAAACAAGGCCTCAGAGGTAGTCAGGTAGGAAAGAAAAAGTCAACGTATTTGGAGTTAAAAGACAATTTACACCCTTTATTATAAGAGAATTTTGACAAAATTAAGTTTTGGATAAAAACTGACGCTTTCAAACCACGTGACTATAATTAAACATTTGGAAACTAAAAATGGCTACtgatgattaattaattagcaTGTACACATCCCCCCTAAGGCCCCGTTTGTTAGCCAGGAAATCAAATCTGGAATGTGAAATAGTTTTCCATTCCATTAAATTGTCATGTTTGGTTAAATCATaagtctggaaaggaaaataaaataaatgagttgaccggagttcaattccataaaaaaagaattgaaaatttacTTGTTTAGCCCCTCATAAAATCTGGTCAATTAATAATTCTTATCTTCACTCATTCATTTTTAATCTTCCATATTTCGATTGGGCATTATTGGAAAATCATTAACAAATTAATTCTCTCAAACCATTTTCAAATCTCAAGTCTTGAATCCTTCCAAACACCACAAATGGAAATGCTAAATCAATTCCATTCCATCATTGAAATGAAAATTAGTACAATTCCTTTTCCCACAGTAACATTCTGGTCAACCAAACGGGACCTAAGAGTGGAATGGAAATAAAAACATATTCCCtaatgtttaaggatatctctatttgtatttggcccaaactctaggttacttgacctagtggtaatatggttaaattagaaggatctagattcctattcaatgtacgattactttccttgtacgattgagattctatgcattgtaatcctctatataaagagtcccctattatcaatgagaatacacagcaaattcctctcaatttcagtttctctacaacacctAATTATTTCTAGTTTTCCTAACTATTGTAATAAAAATTCTATTAGTAattgggagcttctattcatacctccaaagttggcatttggacctcccaacttaatagacctccaacttacttttatagataaccaatttgctatctagacctccctaattttcccacaacgcccatcgtccaataaaatcaataaaaacttcttcttttacgttctattcatacctccaaaattagtaGTCGAAcctcattcaatttttgaagatttcacaatcctattttacccttcatacaattaagctgcgcaaaaaaaaaaaaaaaaaaaaaaaaaaaaaaaaaaaaaaaatctccagttGGTAGTCAATACagtatttttcattaaatcaattgaatatAGAAGCACATTGGTATACTGCTATctgagatgtttagatattactcccaattctcaaaatttttaattaaactgAGTTTTTGGATACAAAGTTTTCATCACTTAATTATGATTTACGTACAGTCGGTACAGATGCCCGTACTGAAAGTGGTCATGGTGTTCCAAAGCCGGTCCAACATAATGCTCCTTAGCTTGGAGAGAGACACATATTTACTAATTGCTTCGATTTGGAAAAAAAGCGCAAGCAGCAATATAATAGGCAATGCACAGCTTAGAATTTTGCGAATTGTCTCATCGAAACATACTGTTTGTAAAGGTAagaagagacttttttttttgtctatgaGCTGTGACCTATTGGTTATCTAGGATAACCGATATCATGGATGTCACAATTTCAGACCTCACTGACATTATGGGAGGGGAGGGGAGGGGGTGGAGTggggttaaaaaaaattataaaaaaaaaaagttttttttccccctcttttgtgtccttattggtaatttgacatgagttaacaaagtcaactataatttggaaaaagagagaggtacaaataccaattttagaggtatgaatagaaactcccttAGAAATTTTGTCCATGTTCATGAACAAAGCAAAGAAATTAATTTCTTCCCCGTGCACCAATAGCCATGActtaacataaaaaataaatcagATGTCGTCACAACTATTGGACACATCAAGGATACCTGGAATCATTCCTTTCTTTTTTAGCTATGTGAACTCTTCATTTTGATCGGTTAGGCTTTGGTTATTTTAAGGGTTTTAGgttgttattttcttttgtaatccaaaaaaaaaaaatcagcaaaaTATAATTAAGTTAATAAATTGAAGGTCGATTGGATTGGTCTGGGCCGTTGGGCATATGGGCTTCTCGACCTGGACATGAGCGTAATTAACATTTGTTTACACGTAATTGGAAAGTCAAACAGCGTCTTCTCTCTGCCTCCCCAGTTTCACTTTTCTCGTACTCCCCTGTTCAGACTTCAGAGCAGATAGTAACATCATGGCAACCCAACCTACTGAGACCCCCAAAACAATTTATGACATCACTGTCAAGGTAAAGCTTCATATTCAAATCAGTTTCTGCTGTAATTTCTAGGTGGGTCTGTAAATGTTCATCGAAAATGTAAATAATTAGCAAAACTAGATGGTATTTCTGATGACTTGTGATTGTGTTTAATATGCTCTGTTTCTCTGTCAATACTCAATAATAAATCGTTTAAGAAATTTGATTGCTTTTTCTAAACCCTGGTTGGGGTATTCCCATGTTTGAGAGTTTTCCTTTTAGTCTGGTTGTTTTGCCAAGAGTAAAGCATAACTGTTAAGGATGAGAGAGTAAGGAAACTCCATGATCAATGGGAATGAAAGTGGAATTGTGACTTGTGTCAAGTGTGCGTTGAAAACTGAGTTGAGAAGTGTTCTTTGTATATTGATTTTTGCAGTCCCTTTGATGGTTGACTTGTTAAGTTTGTATGTTAATGCAGGATGCTAAGGGGAATGATGTGGATCTTAGTGTGTACAAGGGGAAAGTTCTACTGATTGTCAATGTTGCTTCCAAATGGTATTCACTTCATATTTTTTGATTCTCGCACTTGCTGAATCTTTGTTCTATTGTTCActgctgtttttctttttctgctgaTTTGTTGTAGTGGACTGACCAACTCGAATTACACGGAGCTGAATCAACTATATCAACAGTATAAAGACCAAGGTTGAACAAGTATTACTATTAGAAGTTTGACTGTTTTGCATACATCTCTCTGTGGCAATCTTAACTTGTATCAGAAAAGCAAGAACTCTGACTCTGTGTGTAATTTTAAGACAGAAATCCTTCTTCACATCATACATATAAGACTAGTACAAAAGTTCATTGAAGTTTACTTTTTTCGTTGTTTGCCTTTTATGTATGCTATACTGGTTGGTGCAGGCTTGGAGATACTGGCGTTTCCTTGCAATCAGTTTGGTGAAGAGGAACCAGGAAGTAATAAAGAGATTGAAGACTTTGTCTGCACTCGTTTCAAATCAGAATTTCCAATATTTGACAAGGTAAATCCTGAAAATTATGTTGCATTCACTTTTCCCACAGCTCACTCCTATTCTACTTTTAGGCCAGACACAAGGTGTTTCAACCATAAGTTCCTCTGTAGTCTTTGTCAAATGATGAAGCAGTGCATTACCATCTATGTGCTTGGCAACAAACTTAATCTACTCATTTCGACCTGTTGAGGATCTCTTTTTTTACAAATTTCGGTTTCAAGGATTTCAAATATGGTATATATTGTAGTGAGTAGTTGTGCTAACTGACCAGTTATTAACAGTAATGCAAATTAGAAGTTTACATGTGTTCTTTCCTCTGGCAATTTGAACTACATGTGATAGCTTTGATGTAGTTTTTTCATCATGTTATACGCGATTTGTGATTTCACCATCTTGTGTTGTGTTAGATTGATGTAAATGGTGATAATGCTGCTCCATTGTACAAGTTCTTGAAGTCAGGCAAACGGGGAGTCTTTGGAGATGACATTCAATGGAACTTTTCGAAGTTTCTAGTTGACAAGGATGGGATAGTTGCTCACCGCTATTACCCTACAACTGCCGCCCTTAGCCTTGAGGTAAAAACTTAGATGTCTGAttcttgattttgattatgttaagctgctgttgtttcttgttttgATAATCAATAGATTTACCTATAGATGAATATCACTCGCTTTTATATACCAAACTTGTTTTGCAGTGTGACATAAAGAAGCTGTTGGGAGTCTCATGAGTGCAAAGATCTGTAGGCTTCATCAGGATTTATGCTTGCTATTTGTGTACCAGTTAGTGGAAAGTAGGGTTGCTTCTGAGTTTTAGTGTGATTCCGAGACATGTTATGGTTGTATCTGTGTATGTCATATCAAACTGAGCAAAACCACTTGTAATGTATGGTTTGATTTAGTCGAAATTCAGACTCTGAAATTGCACTACCTTCTTAGTTCATTGAATCGGTCCTAATATAGCAAGGCAGCATTCTTTGAGACTAAATCTTACTACGATCATAACTGACGATACAGGGAGCACAGGAAAGTGCTACAAATGAAATGAAGCATCAGAACATAGAATGTTCATCCCTTCTCAGTCCTGTTCCTCAATACCATAAGCTTCAGAGACAGAAGTCTGAGCCCTCACCAATGTCATTGTTAAGCCATGGTGACGGGTAAATGTGGCTTCATCACGACCCAAAGTGGTGTCAGCCTCACCAACCACCATCGCAGTCACTCCCCTTCCCTTTGCGTGAATGGTAGAGTACTTATCTAACTATCTCACCCTACTCAAAGCTGATCAGACCTCAAT encodes the following:
- the LOC133745167 gene encoding probable phospholipid hydroperoxide glutathione peroxidase — protein: MATQPTETPKTIYDITVKDAKGNDVDLSVYKGKVLLIVNVASKCGLTNSNYTELNQLYQQYKDQGLEILAFPCNQFGEEEPGSNKEIEDFVCTRFKSEFPIFDKIDVNGDNAAPLYKFLKSGKRGVFGDDIQWNFSKFLVDKDGIVAHRYYPTTAALSLECDIKKLLGVS